The Leptospiraceae bacterium genome includes the window ATACCAATGCCGGTAAGTCAACCCTATTGAATTCTTTAACAAACTCAGAAGTGATAGCAGAAGATAAATTATTTGCTACCTTAGACCCTACTACTCGAAGAATTCGTTTTCCCTCTGTAAGAGAAATAATTATTTCTGATACAGTGGGATTTATCCATGACCTGCCTCCGGACTTGTCTAACGCATTCAAAGCAACCTTGGAAGAATTATCTGATGCAGACTTGCTTCTTCATGTAATTGACTCCTCGAATCCGGATTATGAAGAGCACATTAAAGCAGTCGAAAAAATATTGATTGAACTTAAATTAATTGATATTCCGAGAATTCAAGTTTTTAATAAAATAGATTCTTGTCCGAGAGATTTTCCTAAAAACAATCAAAACGATATGTATGTATCTGCTTTGCAAAAAATAGGGTTAGAAGAGCTTTTGGATCGAATAGAAAAAGAAATCTGGTTAAATAAAAATCAAGACCAAGCAGACTTAGCTTTGTCTTTGGATTCATAAATTACAACATCTTTTGGAATTTCGATCAGATTGAGTATGGTTTCTAAAAAAGGATGGATCCCACCGATTACGATTTTTCCATTTTTCTGTGCGACTGTTCGAATAATGGTCAACAACATAGCAATCCCGGTGCTATTGATATATTCAAGCGAAGATAAATCTAATATTAGATTATAAATTTTATCTTCAAAGACGATACTGATTTTCTTGGAAATCTCAAATGCGTTGTTATTAGAAATTTTTCCGCATAGTTCTACAAGCATTACAGGCAGCTCGCCTATGTGCAAAACATCAGTTTCAAAATAAAAAGAATCGAAGTCTGTCCTTACCATACAATCTAATCCTTTATTTTACTATTAGGGTTAAATTTTCAAGATTTATTCTAATTTTTTCCTTGAGTATATATTTTTTTTCATCATAAAACCCCTTCCACACAATTGCAATTTTTCCCCTATTGCGTGAAAGCTCTCCTTCATAATTTAAATATATATTTCTATGGTTTGGCTTCTTTGTGCAAGTTACCTCTTCCCCGCTTTGGAATCTTCCCCAGTCTTTTCTCTGAAACTCATAAGTTAGTAATTCCGAGTTTTCTTCTGTTTCAAAAAATATATCGTAGTGCGATTCATTATGGAAGTTGAAAACTTGCTTAGGGAAATCGTGAAAAGAAATAGTAACCCTTTTCAGAGGGACTCCTGCAACCTGACTAAAATAGTTTTTTCTTTTATAATATCTGTCATCTCGTCGATTTCTTTTAAGGATTTCAGTATATCCCTCTCTTTGGATTTATGGGTAATTACGATTACCTCGATAGGCTCTTTATTGGACTCGTTTTGTCTGACTGTGGAAATTGAAATATTATTATTGCCGAGAACATCTGTAATATGTCCAAGTACTCCAGGTTTATCTACAGTATTAAACCTCAAGTAAAACTTAAGAACGCTTTCTTCAGGATTCATCATTTCTGCGGGAGAAAACAGATTTTTTTCTAGGGAGTTTTTATCTTTTCCGATTCGAGAAGAATAAAAAACTAAATCAGAAACAACTGCGCTTGCAGTAGGAAGTGAGCCTGCGCCCTTCCCCATTAGAATTGTAGGACCGGAAAACTCAGAATGAAAATACACTGCGTTCATTTCGTTCATTACGTTGGCTATCGGGTGAGAGAGAGGAATCATGGCAGGATGGACTCTGGCTTCAATCAAATCTCCGTGTTTTCTGCAAATCCCCAGAAGTTTAATTCTATATCCTAATTGCTTTGCAAACAGAATTTCTGTTTTCGTGATTTTTGAAATTCCTTTGGTAAATATTTTACTGCTTGGAATTTTTCTATCAAATACAAGTCCACCGAGTATAGAAAGCTTTTGTGCCGCATCAATTCCCTCTACGTCAAACGTCGGGTCTTTTTCTGCAAATCCAAGCTCTTGAGCTTTTTTTAGAGCATCTGAATATTCTAAATTATCCTCTTCCATTTTAGATAAGATGAAATTTGTAGTTCCGTTTAGTATTCCATACACAGATTCAAACTGGTTGGATACAAGTCCTGTCTTTACAGTCCGAATCACAGGGATAGCTCCACCGACTGAAGCCTCGTAACCGATTTCTACTCCATTATCAGATGCGAGTTGGAAAAGCTCTTCTCCTTTTTCAGCTATGAGTGCCTTATTCGCAGTAATGACTGTTTTTTTTGAGAGTAAAGATTTTTTTACAATTTCGTAAGCTATAGTAGTTCCACCTATTAGCTCTACTACAATATCAATATCTTTTTTGGACAGAACATCTTCAAAATTATCGGTGACTGGAATAGAAGTGAGTTTTTTAATCTTTTCAGTATCTTTATCACAAATTAGTGCTAAGTTTAGCTCAATTCCTGATCTATCTTGGATTAGCTTTTTTCTTTTTTCAAGAATTGAAATAAGCCCTGAGCCTACAGTTCCGCCACCCACCAACGCTACATTAAACATTTTTTACTCCGATAGTTTTAATCGTTCAAATTACACAAATAAAACATTTTTATCTCTTTATGCAAAATGTAGCTATTATTGAAAGTTGATTTTCCTCTTCTACACTAAAAAATTCTTTTAATTAGCCCCCGTTATCGCTATCCCCGAAGGTGTCGTACCTGTGGCTCCAGAGGAAGAAACTGTCGGGACTCCCGTACTTTGATCAATTGCGCTAACATAGAAAGTGTTTGTAACAGAATTGATTGAATATAAAAATTTTCCGGAAGGGTCAATTATTAGTCCAGTTGGTAAATCGCCACTGGTAGTAACTGTTCCTCCAGAAGTTAAAACTCCAGTAGTAGAATTTATAGTATAACCTGCAATTGTACCTGTTCCACTACCATTATAGCCAAGATATACAAACCTGCCGAGAGGATCCATCGCAACTGATTGAGAAGATGTACCAGTTACAGAAGCAGATGCTATATAGCTCAAAGCACCCGTCGAACCTATTGAGCTGTAGTCAATTTGTTGTGGTGCAGCTGAAGCTGAATAAAGGAATTTACTATCCGGGGATATTTCTATTGCTCTGGAATTATTCCCGGTGTTGTATGAATTGATAAGACTAAGTGCTCCTGAAGTTGGATTGATCGAATAAGAATATATTGAAGATGTAGGAGATTGACACGCTACAAATAGAAATTTTCCGTAAGGGTCGATCTTGATCCAAGCCCCATCCAACCCCGTTGGAAATGATCCGGATGAGGTAAGTGCCCCCGTGCTTAGATCGGCTGTGTATTGATAGATAGTTGAAGACTGATCTACTGAATACACAAATTTACCTGTAGGGTGGATAGCAACCGATTGGGGACCTGTTCCGGTAGATAAAGTAGAAGTAGCAGAATTTAACGATCCGTCAGTTTGATTAATTGTATGAAGTGAGATTGTACTTGTAGAAGGGTAAACAACATATAAAAATTTTCCGGTTGGGTCTATAGTTAGTCCCGTGGGACCGGATCCCGAAACTGGAGTAGAAGTATTTGATAAAGAGCCGTCTGTAGAATTTACAGTAAAAACAGAAATTGTAGTTGCACCACCATTTGTGACGTATAAATACTTAGGTACACTAAACAAGGTTTGAATTGTAACGCTTCCAGTAGCAGAGCCACCACTATTGGATCCGGTGATTGTGTAAGTAGTCATTGCCGTGCCAGTGGTAGGTGTTCCGCTAAGCACACAGTTGCTGCTTAAAACTAATCCGGTAGGTAAGGTCGGACTTGAGGTGCAAGAAGTTGGAGTTCCACCTGTTATAGTAGGGGTTACGCTCGTAATGACAGAATTTTGCCTAAAAAGATAGGGAGTAGGTGAGTAGGTTATCGAATTTGGTTTACTGCCTAAAAGAGAGCAATACGCAGAGCTATCTCCCGTAAACGCTTTAGAAAAGAGGGTATTCTGGTAGGTTTTAGAATTTGGATCGCATGGATTTTCAAATCTAGGATTCTTGCAAGAAAAGTGCAATAGGATAAATGAAATAGCTGCAGTAATCTGAAAAGGCAATAAAACTCTTCTAAAATCAAAAATAAAATTTTTAATATTATGTCTTATAAACATAGACTCCTCCGTAAAGGGATGATACTCCCTTTATATATTATATAAAGATAATTATTTGAAAAGGACAAAAAAAAGAATTTTTTTTAAAATTTATGACACTTCTACAAAAACTCTAAATGAGTTTTGTATCGCTATGAATGGCAATTTCCCTGAGTTTTTGAGCATATATTTCCAAGAAAGACTTTTTGCAGGTACGCTATTTTTATAGACCATACTGCTCTATTTTAGTAGTTTTTAAGAACTTTTTATTGTCTTGCCATACTATTATTCCTGTAGATAGCCTTAAAAGCCTTAGAGTGACTACTAAATATTGGACTTTTTTACCATCAAAATACCTAACGTTATCAGAAATTTCTCCACTCAATTTGTAATTGGGAGATTTTAGATTGCCCAAGGGGATTCGAGTTTCGGAGTCTATGAGCCCCGATTTTCCAAGAATAGCTTCTTGAATAGAATCTAATCTTTGGGCTCTGTCTATGAAATGGATTTGCCTTTTGATTAAGTTTGTAGAAATTTCATTGGAAAGTAATTTTGTGTCTATATGCTCTGAGGAGCGGTTTTCTATTTTTTGAAGTTCCAAAAAGGTTGGCTCATTTTTTGATTTTAAAAAATCATAAATTAAGTCAACCATTGCAGTTACTGTTTTTTGAATTTCAACCGGACCCCATTCGATACTACCTTCAGTTTGTGTCGGGTCGCTGTAACGAGTCCCTCCCGATGCACAAGCAATTGGAAGAAAGATGAAGCAGAATAGAAATGCGACCCTTATTGCAATTGATCGAATCTCAGAAATTACGCAAAGCCTCATTGAATTTGTTTTGTGTTTTGCGAGTTGTGTTTCTTGCTTAGTTTGATTATGATCTGATACTCATTTTTTCCATAACCAAAACGAAAGTCCAATCTTTTTGGACGCTGTTCGTGAAAAAGTTTTTCTAAAGGTTTTTGGTATTTGTCTTTAAATGCCTTTATAGGTTGACCATAAGTTCCAAAAACCCGTATATCCCAATTCTTATCGAATGAATTGATTTTTGGTCCGGTATCGTCCATTACGATGACTTCTGCATTTTTTTGAACATAGTCTTTTAAGTTGCTAAAATTTTTTCCATGCGGTAGGTACGACGCTGCTTTAAACGAGACTGCTACATCTCCCTTATTTTTTAAAAATTTCTCAATCCCTGAATTGCTTGTGAATCCTTTATTAGACACATCCGCAGTGAAATAGTAAATTGTCTTTATATTCTCTTCTGCCAGTAGCTTATCTTTTTCTATAAATTGAATTTTAATTCCATTTAGATTTTTGTCTGCTTGCAATGACTCATTGTTTGAAAGAGGCTCTACTTGACCCGAAGAATTAATTTTTACATATTGAATGCTTAGAGGAGTCAGATCTAAAAAACCAAGATAGGTTAAAAATATCGGGATGGTTCCTTTGATTTTAGATCGATTGATATCTTTACTCATGGACTTTGTTACAAAAAAATTTCTTCGAGAAATAGATTCCAAGGCAACCTGTATTTCGTTGAGACCGGCAGAAAGCTCAGTATCCGAATATTTTTCAAAATTTGGGATTTCTCCGATAGTTTCTAAACCAATCATAATGTATTGTTTTGCATTTGGATAAATCGAATAGATATTAAGAAAATCGGGACCGGAAAAAGGATAGAATACGCTTTCTGCTTTTACATTGGTCACATTTTCGTCGCTCCATTTTCGAATTGGAGTGATCGTTTTCGTTTGAAAATAATTTAAGTATCTTCTTAAAATATCTTTGTATTTTCCGTAATTCCCTTTTTTTATAAATTCAGCTAAGCGGTTATCTTG containing:
- a CDS encoding STAS domain-containing protein; protein product: MVRTDFDSFYFETDVLHIGELPVMLVELCGKISNNNAFEISKKISIVFEDKIYNLILDLSSLEYINSTGIAMLLTIIRTVAQKNGKIVIGGIHPFLETILNLIEIPKDVVIYESKDKAKSAWS
- a CDS encoding homoserine dehydrogenase, with product MFNVALVGGGTVGSGLISILEKRKKLIQDRSGIELNLALICDKDTEKIKKLTSIPVTDNFEDVLSKKDIDIVVELIGGTTIAYEIVKKSLLSKKTVITANKALIAEKGEELFQLASDNGVEIGYEASVGGAIPVIRTVKTGLVSNQFESVYGILNGTTNFILSKMEEDNLEYSDALKKAQELGFAEKDPTFDVEGIDAAQKLSILGGLVFDRKIPSSKIFTKGISKITKTEILFAKQLGYRIKLLGICRKHGDLIEARVHPAMIPLSHPIANVMNEMNAVYFHSEFSGPTILMGKGAGSLPTASAVVSDLVFYSSRIGKDKNSLEKNLFSPAEMMNPEESVLKFYLRFNTVDKPGVLGHITDVLGNNNISISTVRQNESNKEPIEVIVITHKSKERDILKSLKEIDEMTDIIKEKTILVRLQESL
- a CDS encoding beta-propeller fold lactonase family protein; this encodes MFIRHNIKNFIFDFRRVLLPFQITAAISFILLHFSCKNPRFENPCDPNSKTYQNTLFSKAFTGDSSAYCSLLGSKPNSITYSPTPYLFRQNSVITSVTPTITGGTPTSCTSSPTLPTGLVLSSNCVLSGTPTTGTAMTTYTITGSNSGGSATGSVTIQTLFSVPKYLYVTNGGATTISVFTVNSTDGSLSNTSTPVSGSGPTGLTIDPTGKFLYVVYPSTSTISLHTINQTDGSLNSATSTLSTGTGPQSVAIHPTGKFVYSVDQSSTIYQYTADLSTGALTSSGSFPTGLDGAWIKIDPYGKFLFVACQSPTSSIYSYSINPTSGALSLINSYNTGNNSRAIEISPDSKFLYSASAAPQQIDYSSIGSTGALSYIASASVTGTSSQSVAMDPLGRFVYLGYNGSGTGTIAGYTINSTTGVLTSGGTVTTSGDLPTGLIIDPSGKFLYSINSVTNTFYVSAIDQSTGVPTVSSSGATGTTPSGIAITGAN